One Novosphingobium sp. EMRT-2 DNA segment encodes these proteins:
- the leuD gene encoding 3-isopropylmalate dehydratase small subunit, giving the protein MEKFDRLTAVAIPLPLANLDTDMIIPARYMKALDRAGLGTHLFRELRYSPDGAERPDFILNRGEGRKARIIVGGSNFGCGSSREHAVWALTDFGIRCVIAPSFGDIFAGNARKNGLLLIRLPESTCERLREEIALSQLAPVTVDLGEQRITLASGETIPFDVDPDDRRTLLEGLDDIARTLRHERAITKFEAGA; this is encoded by the coding sequence ATGGAAAAGTTCGACCGGCTGACCGCCGTTGCCATCCCGCTGCCTCTCGCCAACCTCGATACCGACATGATCATCCCGGCGCGCTACATGAAGGCGCTCGACCGGGCCGGGCTAGGCACCCATCTGTTCCGCGAGCTGCGCTACAGCCCCGACGGTGCCGAGCGGCCGGACTTCATCCTTAACCGCGGCGAAGGGCGCAAGGCGCGCATCATCGTCGGCGGCAGCAACTTCGGCTGCGGCTCCTCACGCGAACATGCCGTCTGGGCGCTTACCGATTTCGGCATCCGCTGCGTGATCGCTCCCAGCTTCGGCGATATCTTCGCCGGCAACGCGCGCAAGAACGGGCTGCTGCTGATCCGCCTGCCGGAAAGCACCTGCGAACGCCTGCGCGAAGAGATCGCGCTGTCGCAACTTGCGCCGGTCACCGTCGATCTTGGCGAACAGCGGATCACGCTGGCTTCGGGCGAGACAATCCCCTTCGACGTCGATCCGGACGACCGCCGCACCTTGCTGGAAGGGCTGGACGACATTGCCCGCACGCTGCGGCACGAACGCGCGATCACCAAGTTCGAAGCGGGCGCCTGA
- a CDS encoding MarR family winged helix-turn-helix transcriptional regulator, with protein MLTNQLIIALFQRFCWLDEGLQARLHERGWPDVNRPQSMVMTNIVSGIVRPSDIARNLGISRQAIHRTLSQMIDLGIVTLEPDPDDRRHMVVSLTETGKRMRQDAQQAMGALSEQIAGALGQDRFENMLAALEADWGSNVANGG; from the coding sequence AGCGCTTCTGCTGGCTCGACGAAGGTCTTCAGGCGCGCCTTCACGAACGCGGCTGGCCAGACGTCAATCGCCCGCAATCGATGGTCATGACCAATATCGTCAGCGGGATCGTGCGCCCTTCCGACATAGCCCGCAACCTGGGCATTTCGCGCCAGGCGATTCACCGCACGCTGAGCCAGATGATCGATCTAGGCATCGTCACGCTGGAGCCCGATCCCGACGATCGCCGCCACATGGTCGTGTCGCTCACCGAAACCGGCAAGCGTATGCGGCAGGATGCGCAACAGGCCATGGGCGCGCTGTCCGAACAGATCGCTGGCGCGCTGGGCCAGGACCGGTTCGAGAACATGCTGGCCGCGCTCGAGGCCGATTGGGGAAGCAACGTCGCAAACGGGGGCTGA
- a CDS encoding MarR family winged helix-turn-helix transcriptional regulator: MARKNQTYRYPAEHYTVPENSIGYLARIVFRSFSRLLERKTLMHDVSAGQWRFLRQLWREDGITQRELSERVGMREPTTVVALKGLEKAGFITRKKTADDRRKTFIHLTPHAKELELILAPMNAEVHDVATRGMTDEEVETLRALMRRVIDNLAEETSKLSVLTDVKA; the protein is encoded by the coding sequence TTGGCCAGGAAGAACCAGACCTATCGGTATCCCGCGGAACATTACACCGTGCCGGAAAACAGCATCGGCTATCTGGCGCGCATCGTGTTCCGTTCGTTTTCGCGCCTGCTCGAGCGCAAGACGTTGATGCACGATGTTTCGGCAGGTCAGTGGCGGTTCCTGCGCCAGCTGTGGCGTGAGGACGGCATCACCCAGCGCGAGTTGAGCGAGCGCGTGGGCATGCGTGAGCCGACTACGGTGGTGGCCTTGAAGGGGTTGGAGAAAGCCGGGTTCATCACCCGCAAGAAGACCGCAGACGATCGCCGCAAGACCTTCATCCACCTGACGCCGCACGCCAAGGAACTGGAACTGATCCTCGCGCCGATGAACGCGGAAGTGCATGACGTGGCGACGCGCGGGATGACCGACGAGGAAGTGGAAACGCTGCGCGCGCTGATGCGCCGGGTGATCGACAATCTGGCCGAGGAAACCTCCAAGCTTTCGGTCCTGACCGACGTCAAGGCCTGA
- the leuC gene encoding 3-isopropylmalate dehydratase large subunit — translation MTAARTLYDKIWDAHAIVTDDGDTLLYVDLHLLHEVTSPQAFAGLRREGRAVRRPERALALSDHNVPTEGQTAGIAAVTDKQARAQLAALAENAARHGIEQFPMGDPRNGIVHVVAPEQGRSQPGMTIVCGDSHTSTHGAFGALAFGIGTSEVEHVLATQTVRQRRSHNMRITIDGLLAPDVQAKDMVLFLLSRLGVDAATGHVIEYAGPAVRALSMEGRMTLCNLSIEMGARAGLVAPDETTFAYLHGRPSAPTGATWDAALARWRALASDAEARFDREIRFDAAEIRPMVSWGTNPAQTVAVDGHVPDPAGMGSPADAAAAARALAYMDLAPGQPIRSLRLDRVFIGSCTNSRIEDLRMVAAIVRGRKVAPHVRAMVVPGSGLVKRQAEGEGLDAILREAGFDWREPGCSMCVGMNADRLQAGERCGATSNRNFENRQGRGGRTHLMSPATAAASAIAGCITDPASLS, via the coding sequence ATGACCGCCGCGCGCACGCTGTATGACAAGATCTGGGATGCGCATGCGATCGTAACGGATGATGGCGATACGCTGCTCTACGTCGATCTGCATCTTCTTCACGAAGTCACGTCGCCGCAGGCCTTTGCCGGATTGCGCCGGGAAGGGCGCGCGGTGCGCCGGCCGGAGCGCGCGCTCGCCCTGTCCGATCACAACGTGCCGACCGAAGGGCAAACCGCCGGAATTGCCGCCGTCACCGACAAGCAGGCGCGCGCGCAGCTTGCGGCGCTGGCGGAAAACGCGGCACGGCATGGCATCGAGCAGTTCCCGATGGGCGATCCGCGCAATGGCATCGTCCATGTGGTTGCCCCCGAACAGGGCCGCTCGCAGCCCGGCATGACAATCGTCTGCGGAGACAGCCATACCTCTACCCACGGCGCGTTCGGCGCGCTGGCGTTCGGCATCGGGACGTCCGAGGTCGAGCACGTGCTGGCGACCCAGACCGTGCGCCAGCGCCGTTCGCACAACATGCGGATCACCATCGATGGCCTGCTGGCCCCGGATGTCCAGGCAAAGGACATGGTGCTGTTCCTGCTTTCCAGGCTGGGCGTGGACGCGGCGACCGGCCATGTCATCGAATATGCCGGGCCGGCCGTGCGCGCGCTGTCGATGGAAGGGCGCATGACGCTGTGCAATCTCAGCATAGAGATGGGCGCCCGCGCCGGTCTTGTCGCGCCCGACGAGACGACGTTCGCCTATCTGCACGGGCGGCCGTCTGCCCCGACAGGTGCCACTTGGGACGCGGCGCTGGCGCGCTGGCGCGCCCTGGCGAGTGACGCGGAAGCGCGGTTCGATCGCGAGATACGATTCGATGCGGCAGAGATCAGGCCCATGGTCAGCTGGGGCACCAATCCCGCGCAGACCGTGGCGGTCGATGGGCACGTGCCCGATCCGGCGGGAATGGGCTCGCCGGCGGACGCGGCGGCGGCTGCCCGCGCGCTGGCCTATATGGACCTCGCGCCGGGCCAGCCGATCCGGAGTCTGCGCCTGGACCGCGTGTTCATCGGCAGCTGCACCAACAGCCGGATCGAGGACTTGCGTATGGTCGCCGCGATCGTGCGCGGCCGCAAGGTTGCTCCGCATGTGCGAGCGATGGTCGTTCCCGGCTCCGGGCTGGTCAAGCGGCAGGCCGAGGGCGAAGGGCTGGACGCGATCCTGCGCGAAGCCGGCTTCGACTGGCGCGAACCTGGCTGCTCGATGTGCGTGGGCATGAACGCGGACCGGTTGCAGGCCGGCGAGCGGTGCGGCGCCACCTCGAACCGCAATTTCGAGAACCGGCAGGGCAGGGGCGGCCGCACCCACCTGATGAGCCCGGCCACCGCCGCCGCCAGTGCCATTGCCGGCTGCATCACCGATCCCGCAAGCCTGTCGTAG